In Halorientalis sp. LT38, a genomic segment contains:
- a CDS encoding alpha/beta hydrolase, which yields MALEPHDVAARDGTRLRLWEQSATDPDRAVLFVHGATYASSANFAPRGAPEYSWLRAVAADGDAAFALDVRGYGDSERPAALDGDPTAAEPPVRADVAAADLRDALAAVRDRVDCPVHLVGTSWGTMISGRLLTDHDPEVASATLHAPVYRPGRELVEGFDLGDPPRASRTLSRAEAKRRWDSQLPGDAASYRGGSGDEDPVFDAFWRTLFESGQGRGDDEIVAPNGTLLDLRDAVDGDPGYDPAAIEAPTLVIRGSRDSTSTRADATALYDDLAVPDSASQYVEIAGGTHYVHLEDRRHALYDAVAGFQDRY from the coding sequence ATGGCTCTCGAACCTCACGACGTCGCGGCGCGGGACGGAACGCGGCTCAGGCTGTGGGAGCAGTCGGCCACCGATCCCGACCGGGCGGTCCTGTTCGTCCACGGCGCGACCTACGCGAGCAGCGCCAACTTCGCGCCGCGGGGCGCGCCGGAATACTCCTGGCTCCGCGCGGTCGCCGCAGACGGCGACGCCGCCTTCGCGCTGGACGTGCGCGGCTACGGCGATAGCGAACGCCCGGCCGCGCTCGATGGCGACCCGACGGCCGCCGAGCCCCCGGTCCGCGCCGACGTCGCGGCCGCCGACCTCCGAGACGCCCTGGCCGCCGTCCGTGACCGGGTGGACTGCCCCGTCCACCTCGTCGGGACCTCGTGGGGGACGATGATCTCGGGCCGCCTGCTCACCGACCACGACCCCGAGGTGGCCTCGGCCACGTTGCACGCGCCGGTCTACCGTCCCGGACGGGAACTCGTCGAGGGGTTCGACCTCGGCGACCCGCCGCGAGCCTCCCGGACGCTCTCCCGGGCGGAGGCGAAACGCCGGTGGGACAGCCAGTTACCGGGCGACGCCGCCTCGTATCGCGGCGGGAGCGGCGACGAGGACCCCGTGTTCGACGCCTTCTGGCGAACGCTCTTCGAGTCCGGGCAGGGCCGGGGCGACGACGAGATCGTCGCGCCGAACGGCACGCTGCTGGACCTGCGCGACGCGGTCGACGGCGATCCCGGCTACGATCCGGCGGCCATCGAGGCCCCGACGCTCGTGATCCGAGGGTCACGCGATTCGACCTCGACGCGGGCCGACGCGACGGCGCTCTACGACGACCTGGCGGTCCCCGACTCGGCGAGCCAGTACGTCGAGATCGCCGGCGGCACACACTACGTCCACCTCGAGGACCGCCGCCACGCGCTCTACGACGCCGTCGCCGGCTTCCAGGATCGGTACTAA
- a CDS encoding Mut7-C RNAse domain-containing protein, whose protein sequence is MDRDSGAAGGQNSEPVRSGDRLVLDVMLGKLATYLRMCGFDAVYALDRDLEADDRILALSRAEGRTLLTRDRGLAARTDDSVLLTEREPVEQLRELRDAGFRLELGDRPVRCSRCNGVVEPLTDDESTPGYAPDPAETPVWRCRDCEQCFWKGSHWADVGETLASLED, encoded by the coding sequence ATGGATCGGGACAGCGGTGCTGCTGGGGGGCAAAACTCCGAACCGGTCCGATCCGGCGATCGGCTCGTGCTGGACGTGATGCTCGGGAAACTCGCGACCTACCTGCGGATGTGCGGCTTCGACGCGGTCTACGCGCTGGACCGCGATCTGGAGGCCGACGACCGGATTCTGGCCCTCTCGCGGGCGGAGGGCCGCACCCTGCTGACCAGGGATCGCGGCCTCGCCGCGCGCACGGACGATTCGGTGCTGCTCACCGAACGGGAGCCGGTCGAACAGCTCCGGGAACTCCGCGACGCCGGCTTCAGACTCGAACTCGGCGACCGCCCGGTCCGCTGTAGCCGGTGCAACGGCGTCGTCGAGCCCCTCACCGACGACGAATCCACGCCGGGGTACGCGCCCGATCCAGCCGAGACGCCGGTCTGGCGCTGTCGCGACTGCGAGCAGTGCTTCTGGAAGGGGAGCCACTGGGCGGATGTGGGGGAGACCCTCGCGTCGCTCGAGGACTGA
- the polX gene encoding DNA polymerase/3'-5' exonuclease PolX — protein sequence MSRNAEVASLLEEFADLLEARDVEYKPRAYRRAAENVRASPAAIEHLATDGEDGVQEIEGVGDAIASKIVEYVETGGIEELDELRSQLPVDMAALTSVEGVGPKTVGTLYEELGIETLDDLEGAAEAGEIQAISGFGEKTEQNILEGIEFAREAHERELLGEARPYGDRVREHLAGVDAVGEVELAGSIRRWRPTIGDVDVLVGSDDPDAVIDGFTGWDAADTVIEAGTKKASLRVDDFRVDLRVVDPPEFGAALQYFTGSKDHNVALRNRAIDRDLKMNEYGIFDVSAVDDPDADQRAGERVGGATEAEMYEALDLPWMPPELRENRGEIDAAANGDLPDLLAESEVRGDLHTHTEWSDGGNTIREMAEAAAEFGHDYLAITDHATGPGMVGGVGLDDDELREQIDAIRAVDDEVAVDLFAGVEANIGADGSISVGDDVLAELDLVVASPHAGLDGDGTDRLVTAVEHPEVNVLGHPTGRMLNQRGGLDVDVERLAAAAADAGTALEVNSDPRRLDLDGARVKPAIEAGASIAIDTDAHQPGTFAYVRYGVHTARRGWAEAGDVINTRDADGLRDFLGL from the coding sequence ATGAGCCGCAACGCGGAGGTGGCGAGCCTCCTGGAGGAGTTCGCCGACCTGCTGGAGGCCAGAGACGTCGAGTACAAGCCCCGCGCGTACCGGCGCGCGGCCGAGAACGTCCGGGCCAGCCCCGCCGCGATCGAACACCTCGCGACCGACGGCGAGGACGGCGTCCAGGAGATCGAGGGGGTCGGCGACGCCATCGCCTCGAAGATCGTCGAGTACGTCGAGACCGGCGGAATCGAGGAACTGGACGAACTCCGGAGCCAACTGCCGGTCGACATGGCCGCGCTCACGAGCGTCGAGGGCGTCGGCCCGAAGACCGTCGGAACGCTCTACGAGGAACTGGGGATCGAGACGCTCGACGACCTCGAAGGCGCCGCCGAGGCCGGCGAGATCCAGGCGATCTCCGGCTTCGGCGAGAAGACCGAACAGAACATCCTCGAGGGGATCGAGTTCGCCCGCGAGGCCCACGAGCGGGAACTGCTCGGCGAGGCCCGACCGTACGGCGATCGCGTTCGTGAACACCTGGCCGGCGTCGACGCGGTGGGGGAGGTCGAACTCGCGGGGTCGATCCGGCGCTGGCGGCCGACGATAGGCGACGTGGACGTGCTGGTCGGCAGCGACGACCCCGACGCGGTGATCGACGGCTTCACCGGCTGGGACGCCGCCGACACCGTGATCGAGGCGGGAACGAAGAAGGCCAGCCTCCGGGTCGACGACTTCCGCGTCGACCTCCGGGTGGTCGATCCCCCGGAGTTCGGCGCCGCCCTCCAGTACTTCACGGGTAGCAAGGACCACAACGTCGCCCTCCGGAACCGCGCCATCGACCGCGACCTGAAGATGAACGAGTACGGTATCTTCGACGTCTCGGCCGTGGACGATCCGGACGCGGACCAGCGCGCCGGCGAGCGCGTCGGTGGCGCGACGGAGGCGGAGATGTACGAGGCCCTCGACCTGCCGTGGATGCCGCCGGAACTCCGGGAGAACCGCGGCGAGATCGACGCCGCGGCGAACGGCGATCTCCCCGACCTGCTCGCCGAGAGCGAGGTCCGCGGCGATCTCCACACCCACACCGAGTGGTCCGACGGGGGCAACACCATCCGGGAGATGGCCGAGGCCGCCGCGGAATTCGGCCACGACTACCTGGCGATCACCGACCACGCCACCGGCCCGGGGATGGTCGGCGGCGTGGGCCTCGACGACGACGAGTTGCGCGAGCAGATCGACGCCATCCGGGCGGTCGACGACGAGGTCGCGGTCGACCTGTTCGCCGGCGTCGAGGCCAATATCGGGGCCGACGGCTCGATCTCCGTGGGCGACGACGTGCTCGCCGAACTGGATCTTGTCGTCGCCTCGCCCCACGCCGGCCTCGACGGCGACGGGACCGACCGACTGGTGACGGCCGTCGAACACCCGGAGGTGAACGTGCTGGGTCACCCGACGGGACGAATGCTCAACCAGCGCGGCGGCCTGGACGTCGACGTCGAACGGCTGGCCGCGGCGGCCGCCGACGCCGGGACCGCCCTGGAGGTCAACAGCGATCCGCGGCGGCTGGACCTCGACGGCGCGAGGGTCAAACCCGCCATCGAGGCCGGGGCGTCCATCGCCATCGACACGGACGCCCACCAGCCGGGGACCTTCGCGTACGTTCGCTACGGCGTGCACACAGCCCGCCGCGGCTGGGCCGAAGCCGGGGACGTGATCAACACGCGAGACGCCGACGGCTTGCGCGACTTCCTGGGGCTGTGA
- a CDS encoding DUF5788 family protein yields the protein MQEFQRKQLLERIGRDGATVGADIPDEITVQGETLDLRAFVFEIKRRDTVPKGERDRVERAKKNLRRERIQRKELIEDGDISFEEGEELARAIIGIDRALNALESLGPTDLEREAKAQETQDRKRWTKFLKKALGHDDDSSGVGVGRGR from the coding sequence GTGCAGGAGTTCCAGCGCAAACAGCTCCTCGAGCGCATCGGGCGCGACGGCGCGACCGTGGGCGCGGACATCCCCGACGAGATCACGGTCCAGGGAGAGACCCTCGACCTCCGCGCCTTCGTCTTCGAGATCAAGCGCCGCGACACCGTCCCGAAGGGGGAACGCGATCGCGTCGAGCGAGCCAAGAAGAACCTCCGCCGCGAGCGTATCCAGCGCAAGGAACTGATCGAGGACGGCGACATCAGCTTCGAGGAGGGCGAGGAACTCGCACGCGCGATCATCGGGATCGACCGCGCGCTCAACGCGCTTGAGAGTCTGGGCCCGACCGATCTGGAACGCGAGGCGAAGGCCCAGGAGACCCAGGACCGGAAACGCTGGACGAAGTTCCTCAAGAAGGCGCTGGGCCACGACGACGACAGCAGCGGCGTCGGCGTCGGTCGTGGGCGGTGA
- a CDS encoding rhomboid family intramembrane serine protease: protein MAKCDECGREENMPYQCRHCGGTYCGDHRLPENHGCPGLENWSDPGGVFDSGFDDSVDGSGGGGWGSSASGGGILAKLGIDTGPGSTLGYFRGNVTYLFLGIMWITFAFQLLVFPALGYPPSSSLWEAVFVISPQHPEYVWTWVTSIFSHGGLYHIAGNSIVIYFFGRIVEEYIGSRDFALLFLGSGILAGLGQIAIQAYQGIPTGALGASGAALAIMGVLTVLNPNIKVYLYFILPVPLWVLTVGYAGLTVFGIFGAYGGGIAHVAHGVGLVIGLLYGQRVKDKLSAPSQLQLGGGMRRGPGGPGGPGGPGGRGPF from the coding sequence ATGGCGAAGTGCGACGAGTGTGGGAGAGAGGAGAACATGCCGTACCAGTGTCGCCACTGCGGGGGGACCTACTGCGGCGATCACCGCCTCCCCGAGAACCACGGCTGTCCGGGCCTGGAGAATTGGTCCGACCCGGGCGGCGTGTTCGACAGCGGCTTCGACGACTCCGTCGACGGCAGCGGCGGTGGCGGGTGGGGGAGTTCGGCGAGCGGCGGCGGTATCCTCGCGAAACTCGGCATCGATACCGGCCCCGGGAGCACGCTCGGGTACTTCCGCGGGAACGTCACGTACCTGTTTCTGGGCATCATGTGGATCACGTTCGCGTTTCAGCTGCTGGTGTTCCCGGCGCTGGGCTATCCGCCGTCGAGTTCGCTCTGGGAAGCGGTGTTCGTCATCTCTCCGCAGCACCCCGAGTACGTCTGGACCTGGGTCACGTCCATCTTCTCGCACGGCGGGCTCTATCACATCGCTGGCAACAGCATCGTGATCTACTTCTTCGGCCGGATCGTCGAGGAGTACATCGGTTCCCGCGACTTCGCACTCCTCTTCCTCGGGAGCGGGATCCTCGCCGGCCTCGGTCAGATCGCGATCCAGGCCTATCAGGGCATCCCGACGGGGGCGCTCGGTGCCAGCGGCGCTGCGCTCGCGATCATGGGCGTCCTCACAGTCCTGAACCCGAACATCAAGGTGTACCTCTACTTCATCCTCCCCGTCCCGCTGTGGGTGCTCACGGTCGGCTACGCCGGCCTCACCGTGTTTGGCATCTTCGGGGCCTACGGAGGGGGCATCGCCCACGTCGCTCACGGGGTCGGCCTCGTGATCGGCCTGCTGTACGGCCAGCGCGTCAAAGACAAACTCAGCGCGCCCTCCCAGCTCCAGCTCGGCGGCGGCATGCGCCGCGGTCCGGGCGGTCCAGGGGGTCCCGGTGGGCCAGGCGGCCGCGGCCCGTTCTGA
- a CDS encoding endonuclease V, with translation MEPVRPEFVPDASLDRAEMEALQIDLAEEAVFSDDFDFDPERVWPARESGQRELGDEDGADPEAAAPVVVGVDQAFLDDGRAVSALVALQAGEVIERAHAVAPTEIPYIPGLLSFREGGAILAGFRELSVDPDMALFDGSGRIHYREAGIATHIGVMLDLPSVGVAKNLLCGDARKSTEGLAEGERVPIEANEKVTAPDGTVIGYAVQSRQYDSPNQYINPLIVSPGHRVSAETAADLVLACSAGYKLPEPTRLADAYADELKAELQD, from the coding sequence ATGGAGCCAGTCCGCCCCGAGTTCGTCCCCGACGCGAGTCTCGACCGGGCGGAGATGGAAGCTCTCCAGATCGACCTCGCCGAGGAGGCGGTCTTTTCCGACGACTTCGACTTCGATCCCGAGCGAGTCTGGCCCGCTCGCGAGTCCGGCCAGCGGGAACTCGGCGACGAAGACGGCGCAGATCCAGAGGCGGCCGCACCGGTCGTCGTCGGCGTCGATCAGGCGTTTCTGGACGACGGGCGGGCCGTCTCGGCGCTCGTCGCCCTCCAGGCTGGGGAGGTGATCGAACGCGCCCACGCCGTCGCGCCGACCGAAATTCCGTACATTCCGGGCCTGTTGTCCTTCCGCGAGGGGGGCGCGATCCTGGCCGGGTTCCGGGAGCTGTCGGTCGACCCCGACATGGCACTCTTCGACGGGAGCGGCCGCATCCACTACCGGGAGGCGGGGATCGCGACTCACATCGGCGTGATGCTCGATCTGCCCAGTGTCGGCGTCGCGAAGAACTTGCTCTGCGGGGACGCTCGGAAATCGACCGAGGGGCTGGCCGAGGGCGAGCGCGTCCCCATCGAAGCCAACGAGAAGGTGACCGCGCCGGACGGGACCGTCATCGGCTACGCCGTCCAGTCGCGCCAGTACGACTCGCCGAACCAGTACATCAACCCGCTGATCGTGAGCCCGGGCCATCGCGTGAGCGCCGAGACGGCGGCCGACCTCGTCCTGGCGTGTTCCGCGGGGTACAAGCTCCCGGAGCCGACGCGGCTGGCCGACGCCTACGCCGACGAGTTGAAGGCCGAACTCCAGGACTGA
- a CDS encoding creatininase family protein — MYLADETWPDLGAYFEEESLAIVPLGSTEQHGPHLPEGTDHLIAEALAREVAERTGYLCTPTINVGVSPHHRQFHGTMWVDPSVFRDYVESFSRNLTYHGIDRIVYVNAHGGNVQHLQEVGRRLHETETAFAVEWMWDESIPDLVDDLFAQNGPHGGPKETAMIMHIAEELVHADRLEDARDGGVPSVDEAGTMKFGARTFYDAADNTDNGVLGDQTDATPEKGEELFEAASEQLVKLCEWIDDQPFDDLMPEPHVRDR, encoded by the coding sequence ATGTATCTCGCCGACGAGACGTGGCCCGACCTGGGCGCGTACTTCGAGGAGGAGTCGCTGGCCATCGTGCCACTGGGCTCGACAGAACAGCACGGCCCCCACCTGCCCGAGGGGACCGACCACCTGATCGCCGAAGCGCTGGCCCGCGAGGTCGCCGAGCGCACGGGCTACCTCTGCACGCCCACCATCAACGTCGGCGTCTCGCCCCACCACCGCCAGTTCCACGGGACGATGTGGGTCGATCCGTCCGTCTTCCGGGACTACGTCGAGAGCTTCTCCCGCAACCTGACCTACCACGGCATCGACCGCATCGTCTACGTCAACGCCCACGGCGGCAACGTCCAGCACCTCCAGGAGGTCGGCCGCCGCCTCCACGAGACCGAGACCGCCTTCGCCGTCGAGTGGATGTGGGACGAGTCCATCCCCGACCTCGTCGACGACCTGTTCGCCCAGAACGGCCCCCACGGCGGCCCGAAGGAGACCGCGATGATCATGCACATCGCCGAGGAACTCGTCCACGCAGACCGTCTCGAAGACGCCCGCGACGGCGGCGTTCCGAGCGTCGACGAGGCCGGGACGATGAAATTCGGCGCGCGGACGTTCTACGACGCCGCCGACAACACCGACAACGGCGTGCTCGGCGACCAGACCGACGCGACGCCGGAGAAAGGCGAGGAACTCTTCGAAGCCGCCAGCGAGCAACTGGTGAAACTCTGCGAGTGGATCGACGACCAGCCGTTCGACGATCTGATGCCCGAGCCGCACGTCCGCGACCGATAA
- a CDS encoding SDR family oxidoreductase: MTAKTVLITGASSGIGRASAEAFLDEDWTVYATARDTDDVADLAEAGCETLELDVTVQGDAEAAIERVIEEEGRLDCLVNNAGYAQFGPVEDVPTERVHDQFDVNVYGPHRLIREALPHMREQGDGTIVNVSSVAGRIATPGMGVYNSSKFALEGLTDALRAEVDDYGVDAVLIEPGPVDTSFGDRADEELDDGTERSGAYESIYAFYEEGQTFGGASALSIPPTDVAETILEAACSPDPEPRYPVGQVAKYSVLFRFVPDRIRDGVYRLAGKLP; encoded by the coding sequence ATGACAGCGAAGACGGTGCTGATCACGGGGGCGTCGTCGGGGATCGGACGCGCGAGCGCAGAGGCGTTTCTCGACGAGGACTGGACGGTCTACGCGACGGCGCGGGACACCGACGACGTCGCCGACCTGGCCGAGGCGGGCTGTGAGACGCTGGAACTCGACGTGACGGTACAGGGCGACGCCGAGGCGGCCATCGAGCGCGTGATCGAGGAGGAGGGGCGTCTCGACTGCCTGGTCAACAACGCCGGCTACGCGCAGTTCGGGCCCGTCGAGGACGTCCCGACCGAGCGCGTCCACGACCAGTTCGACGTCAACGTGTACGGTCCCCACCGGCTGATCCGCGAAGCGTTGCCGCACATGCGCGAGCAGGGCGACGGGACCATCGTGAACGTCTCCTCGGTCGCGGGCCGCATCGCCACGCCGGGGATGGGCGTCTACAACAGCTCGAAGTTCGCCCTGGAGGGACTAACCGACGCGTTGCGCGCCGAGGTCGACGACTACGGCGTCGACGCCGTCCTGATCGAACCGGGGCCGGTCGACACGAGTTTCGGCGACCGCGCGGACGAGGAACTCGACGACGGCACCGAGCGCTCGGGCGCCTACGAGTCGATCTACGCCTTCTACGAGGAGGGCCAGACCTTCGGCGGCGCGAGCGCGCTCTCGATCCCGCCGACGGACGTCGCCGAGACGATCCTGGAGGCCGCCTGCTCGCCCGACCCCGAACCGCGCTACCCGGTCGGCCAGGTCGCGAAGTACTCCGTCCTCTTCCGGTTCGTCCCCGACCGGATCCGCGACGGCGTGTACCGACTGGCGGGGAAACTACCGTGA
- a CDS encoding glycerate kinase type-2 family protein: protein MIDDREALAPSPAHELALDCVEAGIAAAHPHRVVGDRLHLEGDQLRVEDELFDLGAFDEVVVLGGGKAAAQVAAALEDVLGDRLDGGVVVTNDPVETECVTVREGDHPVPSERGVEAAQAVRDAADAADDETLVLAVLTGGGSALLPAPADGLDLADLQSVTESLLDAGAPIEAVNAARKHCSAIKGGQLARAADPATVCTLLFSDVVGDDPGVIASGPTVPDPTTFADARQVLSAYDVDAPEAVTDRIERGIDGEIDETPTADDPIFEKTSTHVLANGRTAIDAARETAQKADHESLVLAAGIEGEAREVARTHAAVATEAVERGDPVEPPAVVVSGGETTVTVRGDGRGGPNCEFALSAARSLPDGAVLAAVDTDGLDGASEVAGAVVDAETVADDEAAGQALADNDAAGFLADRDALVDTGPTGTNVNDLHVLVVDGA, encoded by the coding sequence GTGATCGACGACCGCGAGGCGCTGGCCCCGAGCCCGGCGCACGAACTCGCGCTCGACTGCGTGGAAGCGGGCATCGCGGCCGCACATCCCCACCGGGTCGTCGGCGACCGCCTCCACCTGGAGGGCGACCAGCTACGGGTCGAAGACGAACTGTTCGACCTCGGCGCGTTCGACGAGGTCGTCGTCCTCGGCGGCGGGAAGGCCGCCGCCCAGGTCGCGGCGGCTCTCGAAGACGTGCTCGGCGACCGCCTCGACGGGGGCGTCGTCGTCACCAACGACCCCGTCGAGACCGAGTGCGTCACCGTCCGCGAGGGCGATCACCCGGTCCCCAGCGAGCGCGGTGTCGAGGCCGCACAGGCTGTCCGCGACGCCGCGGACGCGGCCGACGACGAGACGCTCGTGCTCGCGGTGCTGACCGGCGGCGGGAGCGCGCTGTTGCCCGCGCCGGCCGATGGACTGGACCTCGCCGACCTCCAGTCGGTGACCGAATCGCTCCTGGACGCCGGGGCGCCCATCGAGGCGGTCAACGCGGCCCGGAAACACTGCTCTGCGATCAAAGGGGGGCAACTGGCCCGCGCGGCCGACCCCGCGACGGTCTGCACCCTCCTGTTCTCCGACGTGGTCGGCGACGATCCCGGCGTGATCGCCAGCGGGCCGACGGTCCCCGATCCGACGACCTTCGCCGACGCCCGGCAGGTCCTCTCGGCGTACGACGTGGACGCCCCAGAGGCAGTCACCGACCGGATCGAACGGGGCATTGACGGGGAGATCGACGAGACGCCAACCGCCGACGACCCGATCTTCGAGAAGACGAGCACGCACGTCCTCGCGAACGGCCGAACGGCCATCGACGCGGCCCGGGAGACCGCCCAGAAGGCGGACCACGAGTCGCTCGTCCTGGCCGCCGGCATCGAGGGCGAGGCCCGCGAGGTGGCCCGGACGCACGCCGCCGTCGCGACCGAGGCCGTCGAGCGCGGCGACCCCGTGGAACCGCCGGCGGTCGTCGTCTCGGGTGGGGAGACGACGGTCACCGTCCGGGGCGACGGCCGCGGCGGCCCCAACTGCGAGTTCGCGCTGAGCGCGGCGCGCTCGCTGCCCGACGGCGCGGTCCTCGCCGCCGTCGACACGGACGGCCTCGACGGCGCGAGCGAGGTGGCCGGCGCCGTCGTGGACGCCGAGACGGTCGCCGACGACGAGGCGGCCGGGCAGGCGCTCGCGGACAACGACGCGGCTGGCTTCCTGGCCGATCGGGACGCGCTCGTCGACACCGGTCCGACGGGGACCAACGTCAACGATCTGCACGTGCTGGTCGTCGACGGGGCCTGA
- a CDS encoding ArsA family ATPase, whose amino-acid sequence MDIEVEPVEEIDDAAVPTGVDAAEYVLYGGKGGVGKTTMAAATALASARDGTATLVVSTDPAHSLSDTLETEIPAEPARIREEIPLYAAEIDPEDAVGDGPFDAEGGLGGMGGLGELLGGGGPMGGMGQGGMGQEGTGQGGAGAGANAGEGPGAGPNAAGAAEADPLAGPMPGMDEAAAMRLLLEYMDDERFDRVIVDTAPTGHTLRLLELPELLDSMVGRLLKLRQRMSGLFDSLPFGGSDDDAGADMQDMEQLRERIERLRAVLRDPAKTDFRIVMVPEGLSVMESQRLLDRLESFGIPVETVVVNRVMQDLTDVADVEGDWFVSPDLEDCEFCQRRWQVQQEALRDAQDLFRGHDVKRVPLFADEVRGETLLRVVAACLD is encoded by the coding sequence ATGGACATCGAGGTCGAGCCCGTCGAGGAGATCGACGACGCGGCCGTCCCGACCGGCGTCGACGCGGCCGAGTACGTGCTCTACGGCGGGAAAGGCGGCGTCGGCAAGACGACGATGGCGGCCGCGACGGCGCTCGCGAGCGCCCGCGACGGCACCGCGACGCTCGTCGTCTCGACCGACCCGGCCCACTCGCTGTCGGACACGCTGGAGACGGAGATCCCGGCCGAACCCGCGCGGATCCGCGAGGAGATTCCCCTCTACGCCGCCGAGATCGACCCGGAGGACGCCGTCGGCGACGGCCCCTTCGACGCCGAGGGCGGCCTCGGCGGTATGGGCGGTCTCGGCGAACTGCTCGGCGGTGGCGGTCCGATGGGTGGCATGGGACAGGGCGGAATGGGCCAGGAAGGCACGGGACAGGGTGGTGCTGGAGCCGGCGCGAACGCCGGTGAGGGACCCGGTGCCGGACCGAACGCAGCGGGTGCGGCCGAGGCCGACCCCCTGGCCGGCCCGATGCCGGGCATGGACGAGGCCGCGGCGATGCGACTCCTCCTCGAGTACATGGACGACGAGCGCTTCGACCGCGTGATCGTCGACACCGCGCCGACCGGGCACACCCTCCGACTGCTCGAGTTGCCGGAACTGCTGGACTCGATGGTCGGGCGCCTCCTCAAACTCCGCCAGCGCATGAGCGGCCTCTTCGACTCGCTCCCCTTCGGCGGGAGCGACGACGACGCGGGGGCCGACATGCAGGACATGGAGCAACTGCGCGAGCGCATCGAGCGACTCCGGGCGGTCCTCCGGGACCCGGCCAAGACGGACTTCCGGATCGTGATGGTCCCGGAGGGGCTGAGCGTGATGGAGTCCCAGCGGTTGCTCGACCGACTGGAGTCGTTCGGGATCCCGGTCGAGACGGTGGTCGTCAACCGCGTCATGCAGGACCTGACCGACGTGGCCGACGTGGAGGGCGACTGGTTCGTCTCTCCCGATCTGGAGGATTGTGAGTTCTGTCAGCGGCGGTGGCAGGTCCAGCAGGAGGCGCTTCGCGACGCCCAGGACCTCTTCCGGGGCCACGACGTCAAGCGCGTGCCCCTGTTCGCCGACGAGGTGCGCGGAGAGACACTCCTGCGCGTCGTCGCGGCCTGTCTCGACTAG
- a CDS encoding VOC family protein, with amino-acid sequence MTEPAPALPEDTRVGRVALTVGDLDETLAFYRDVVGLEVHERDDDADGDRAVLGDGSDPLLVLREDASTAPRDQAAAGLFHTAFRVPSRTALGDALDRVKSRWRLDGASDHRVSEALYLSDPEGNGVEIYRDRPAEAWPIDDDGRVQMDTGPLPLDELSAAAAGDDRAPTGTTVGHVHLEVTDLAAARPFYVDGLGLNVRQEWADDALFLAAGEYHHHVGLNTWRGRSEPAGERGLAWFELVVPDEETLAAVEGRLTARDVGTTRRDGRLDSADPDGIEVRLRTER; translated from the coding sequence ATGACCGAGCCAGCCCCCGCGCTCCCCGAGGACACTCGGGTCGGACGCGTCGCCCTCACCGTCGGGGACCTCGACGAAACCCTGGCCTTCTACCGCGACGTGGTCGGGCTCGAAGTCCACGAGCGCGACGACGACGCCGACGGCGACCGCGCAGTCCTCGGCGACGGGAGCGATCCCCTGCTCGTCCTCCGGGAAGACGCCAGCACCGCCCCCAGAGACCAGGCTGCGGCCGGACTCTTCCACACCGCCTTTCGCGTCCCCTCGCGGACCGCACTTGGCGACGCGCTCGACCGGGTCAAGAGCCGGTGGCGACTCGACGGCGCGTCAGACCACCGGGTGAGCGAGGCGCTCTACCTCTCGGACCCGGAGGGAAACGGCGTCGAGATCTACCGCGACCGCCCGGCGGAGGCGTGGCCGATCGACGACGACGGCCGCGTGCAGATGGACACCGGCCCGCTCCCGCTGGACGAACTGTCTGCAGCGGCCGCCGGAGACGACCGCGCACCGACGGGAACGACCGTCGGCCACGTCCACCTGGAGGTGACCGACCTGGCGGCCGCCCGGCCCTTCTACGTCGACGGCCTCGGCCTGAACGTCCGACAGGAGTGGGCCGACGACGCCCTCTTCCTCGCCGCGGGCGAGTACCACCACCACGTCGGCCTGAACACCTGGCGCGGCCGGTCCGAGCCCGCCGGCGAGCGCGGCCTGGCGTGGTTCGAACTGGTCGTGCCCGACGAGGAGACGCTCGCGGCCGTCGAGGGACGCCTCACGGCACGGGACGTAGGGACGACGCGCCGGGACGGCCGACTCGACAGTGCGGACCCGGACGGGATCGAAGTCCGCCTGCGGACCGAGCGCTGA
- a CDS encoding DUF7563 family protein, whose product MPECQNCGSFVTEAYVRVFTPETLDAPRVCPNCEDKIRDGNDVREARSSRS is encoded by the coding sequence ATGCCTGAGTGTCAGAACTGCGGTTCTTTCGTGACTGAGGCGTACGTCCGGGTGTTCACGCCCGAGACTCTCGACGCACCGCGTGTCTGTCCCAACTGCGAGGACAAGATCAGGGACGGCAACGACGTCCGCGAGGCCCGATCCTCGCGGTCCTAG